The Anaerolineales bacterium region TGCTTTCTTGCGTTAAACGCTGAAAAAGTATCAGAACAACATCTTGATGGCGGTGAGGATATCGAAGTCCATCTTGTGCCGATGGATGAATTATTTTCCATGGTTAAGCGCGGCGAATTTCCTCATGCCTTGCAAGTTGCGGCGTTGTTCCATGCGTTTGCCTATCTGGAGCGAATCCGCTGATGCGAACGCGGGCGGGGATTGTCCTCATCGAAGATGACAAGGTGGCGCTGATCGAACGTCACCGCGCGGGGTTGGATTATTTCGTGTTCCCAGGCGGGGGCGTGGACGCGGGCGAGACTCCTGAGCAAGCCGCTGTCCGTGAAGCGATGGAGGAGTTGGGGGTCGAAGTGGCTGTGAAGCAAAGAGTGGCGGAAATCCATTTTGATACGAGTCATCAAATTTATTTTCTCGTGGAACTCGTTTCGGGGGAGTTTGGGACTGGCACAGGCGAGGAGATGATGGATGCGGACCCGAATGATCCCGAAGAGGGAATTTACATCCCAGTTTGGATGCCAATTGAAGAGTTGCCGCGGCACGAGAAAGTTCATCCCGCCGCGTTGGCGAAGTTGGTCGTGCAGTCGAAGGTGAATGGATGGGGGAATGAGGTGGTTGTGATTTACGAGACCGCTTGAACCCCGCTGACCCCCTCCCAGCCTCCCCCAAATTCCACATATAGATTTTAGATCAATATAAAAACTTTTTCTGTGGAATTTGGGGGAGGTGCCCTTTAGGGCGGAGGGGGTAGGGTCGGGAGGGAACATAATTTTTTCCTCATCGTCAACAATTTAACGCCGTAAGAAAAATCTATTCACTCGGAGGAAGAAATGAAATCTCGCTCTGTTCTATTCACGTTGCTTGTTGTTGGGATGTTGGCGATTGCCGCGTGCGGACCTGCGGCTCCCGCTGAGCCTTTTGCGACGGAGGCGCCAGCAACCGAAGCGCCCGCGTTTTATAGCGATGAGGTTGCCGCGCAGAGTCAGGATGCCGCGAAGGCTGGGGAGGGCGGACCAGCTGTCCCTGCGTCTGAA contains the following coding sequences:
- a CDS encoding NUDIX domain-containing protein → MRTRAGIVLIEDDKVALIERHRAGLDYFVFPGGGVDAGETPEQAAVREAMEELGVEVAVKQRVAEIHFDTSHQIYFLVELVSGEFGTGTGEEMMDADPNDPEEGIYIPVWMPIEELPRHEKVHPAALAKLVVQSKVNGWGNEVVVIYETA